In one window of Leptospira sp. WS92.C1 DNA:
- the feoB gene encoding ferrous iron transport protein B: protein MNPSNVGANTKTSRILMAGNPNCGKTTLFNRLTGLRQKTGNYHGVTVEKAEGFIGSGNHSLKVLDLPGAYSLGGNSEDKQVTSKVLIAHEKSDRILFVMDASFAERGLQFLLQILELNIPVLVAVTMRDVLEKKRIRLNLEILSREFGIHFQFVNPKSGEGVKELKDLLVSPGAFRYPIKSFQWDKERETFINRLLQSLDTKDSISLKFVLIHSLKELSGETLQKGLPGISLLPKKSQKYVREQFASSSLRFTYLEELTQKSIYIKKILGSAIFGKVLSNDRFLSTADKILLHPFWGLVSFLGIMALVFQALFSWSEIPMDWIESFIQALGSFAGSYLEEGPLRSLLQEGIIGGVGAVLVFIPQISLLFFFIGILEETGYIARASFVMDRFMGKFGLSGKSFIPLLSSAACAVPAIMGTRTIENKSDRITTILVAPLITCSARYPVYILVIGAVFPAGALWGIFSIKALALLGLFLLGMIASMLAALVFKKTFFKSDSSYFLMELPPYNTPSFKSLGITVFKKLKAFLTTAGKLILFISILLWFLANYPRIDSSRFPNASEVELKKIQIRESYAGEAGKFMEPVLKPIGFDWKMGIGIITSFAAREIMVSTLSIIYGVGGDESEDDLKEAIRKDVDKDGKPIWGLRNSVSLLLFFAFACQCMSTLAVVKKETNSMFWPVFLFLYMTVLAYTVSFSVFQIWNLFS, encoded by the coding sequence ATGAATCCTTCTAATGTGGGCGCAAATACGAAAACGTCGCGGATCCTCATGGCCGGAAATCCGAACTGCGGCAAAACCACACTATTCAACCGCCTAACGGGATTGAGACAAAAAACCGGAAACTATCACGGTGTCACGGTTGAAAAGGCGGAAGGTTTCATCGGAAGCGGAAACCATTCCCTAAAAGTTTTGGATTTACCGGGAGCCTACAGTCTCGGAGGAAATTCGGAGGACAAACAAGTCACAAGCAAAGTCCTCATCGCACACGAAAAAAGCGATCGGATCCTTTTTGTAATGGATGCATCTTTCGCCGAGCGAGGTCTTCAATTCTTATTGCAAATTTTGGAGTTAAACATCCCGGTTTTAGTCGCGGTAACAATGCGCGACGTTTTGGAAAAAAAAAGAATTCGATTGAATTTGGAAATTCTTTCCAGAGAATTCGGAATTCATTTTCAATTTGTAAATCCCAAAAGCGGAGAAGGTGTCAAAGAATTAAAGGATCTTCTTGTTTCTCCGGGAGCGTTTCGATATCCGATCAAGTCGTTCCAATGGGACAAAGAACGTGAAACATTTATCAATCGTCTTTTGCAATCCTTAGATACAAAAGATTCCATTTCCTTAAAGTTTGTTCTGATCCATTCTCTCAAAGAACTCTCGGGGGAAACGTTACAAAAGGGCCTCCCTGGAATTTCCCTCCTACCGAAAAAATCCCAGAAATATGTGAGAGAACAGTTTGCGTCCTCTTCCTTGCGCTTTACGTATTTGGAGGAATTGACCCAAAAATCCATCTATATCAAAAAGATTCTCGGCTCCGCGATTTTCGGCAAAGTTCTTTCCAACGATAGATTTCTATCGACGGCGGACAAAATTCTCCTCCATCCTTTTTGGGGACTCGTTTCCTTTTTGGGAATCATGGCTCTTGTATTCCAGGCTTTGTTTTCCTGGTCGGAAATCCCGATGGATTGGATCGAATCTTTCATACAAGCTTTGGGAAGTTTTGCGGGAAGTTATTTGGAAGAAGGTCCTCTCAGATCCTTGCTTCAAGAAGGAATCATCGGCGGAGTCGGAGCGGTTCTTGTGTTCATTCCTCAAATCAGTCTTTTGTTTTTCTTTATAGGAATTTTGGAAGAAACCGGTTACATCGCGAGAGCCTCCTTTGTCATGGATCGATTTATGGGAAAGTTCGGCCTTTCCGGAAAATCGTTTATTCCGCTTCTTTCTTCAGCGGCATGTGCGGTTCCCGCGATCATGGGAACCAGAACGATCGAAAACAAATCGGATCGAATCACCACCATTCTCGTGGCGCCTTTAATCACCTGTTCGGCACGTTATCCGGTATATATCCTGGTTATCGGTGCGGTTTTTCCCGCCGGAGCACTGTGGGGAATTTTCAGTATCAAAGCTTTGGCGCTTCTTGGACTTTTTCTTTTGGGAATGATCGCGTCTATGCTTGCGGCTCTCGTTTTTAAAAAAACGTTTTTCAAATCCGATTCCTCTTACTTTTTGATGGAGCTCCCTCCTTACAACACCCCTTCTTTCAAAAGCTTGGGAATTACAGTATTCAAAAAATTGAAAGCATTTTTAACAACCGCCGGAAAACTCATTCTGTTTATTTCCATCCTTCTCTGGTTTTTGGCGAACTATCCGAGAATCGATTCCTCTCGATTTCCAAACGCAAGCGAAGTCGAATTAAAAAAAATTCAAATTCGGGAATCGTATGCTGGCGAAGCCGGAAAATTTATGGAACCGGTTTTAAAACCGATCGGTTTTGATTGGAAAATGGGAATCGGAATCATCACTTCCTTTGCAGCGAGAGAAATCATGGTTTCTACTCTTTCCATCATCTACGGAGTCGGAGGCGACGAATCGGAGGACGATCTCAAAGAAGCGATTCGAAAGGATGTGGACAAAGATGGAAAGCCGATCTGGGGTTTACGAAATTCAGTGAGTCTTCTTTTATTTTTTGCGTTCGCATGCCAGTGTATGTCCACTTTGGCTGTGGTTAAAAAGGAAACAAATTCGATGTTTTGGCCGGTTTTTCTTTTTTTATATATGACAGTTTTAGCATATACAGTCTCTTTCTCAGTTTTTCAAATTTGGAATCTGTTTTCCTAA
- a CDS encoding helicase: protein MSSDSVLLQELDKLELNDLKKVATLWNLSKLPYKEKNKNGIYLYEIFQDEFYLKGVLEKLTQLQVTIYTSILKNKNVLTLGEISRKVNIPPINVEMELNLLRKYQLVYQRKNRERLTNNLDKYHAFEEIADLVPLDQNLKGEKYKISLEKYLDRKKTTEIPDEWKAAVKAPKQLDTIKKFYSIAASEEGIDLNLQSLGDLERDALVRIYLSGGVSEAEDVRSYVVTSRGKYEQVVPALIAKGLIVDVCFVDEKFVRVFAIPDEILKYVQTHPILPSIKKGTKQRTEKLASNDLDFFLNTKKLISYISRKGLVLAKSGKVKQADHKRTEQELLNPDIGIFPEKSQIYQMELILPVLKLLNLVDIKGENIVLKGDVNGFIEKDIFEIMKLVVHEVNEARMKRVIPAEVFTATEMPFYDKLILDKCVSLIIKAKRIHLSVIFSNIIREHMILSPGFRTKNFQSDLAELRKEIMSGIFYLHLFGLLEIEYPNRFLTLSKLGEYFFQTGELSHKTEKGGITINPDFTIIAFPDRVSIHGLHLLKAFTELKDYDRVYTFVLTKEAFQLGILLGYKPIEFIDFLKSSSKADLAQNLLFLLEDWGGNLPVVDITEDCVLVRTKDQNTMELLLGQIKGKKIVLDEIGPTAVLVDKNRVQDVITVSEKLNLIVNLIR from the coding sequence ATGAGTAGCGATTCAGTATTACTTCAGGAACTCGATAAACTTGAACTCAACGACCTGAAGAAAGTCGCGACCCTCTGGAATCTCAGTAAACTTCCTTATAAAGAAAAAAATAAAAACGGTATCTATCTCTACGAAATTTTTCAGGACGAATTTTATCTGAAGGGTGTGCTCGAAAAACTAACCCAGCTTCAGGTTACGATCTATACGAGCATTCTCAAAAATAAGAATGTTTTGACTCTTGGCGAAATTTCCAGAAAGGTCAACATTCCACCCATCAATGTCGAGATGGAACTCAATCTACTCCGAAAATACCAGCTGGTATATCAGAGAAAAAACCGAGAAAGACTCACCAATAACCTAGATAAGTATCATGCTTTTGAAGAAATCGCGGATTTGGTTCCTTTGGACCAAAATCTCAAGGGCGAGAAATACAAAATTTCTTTAGAAAAGTATCTCGATCGTAAAAAGACCACCGAGATTCCGGACGAATGGAAAGCCGCTGTCAAGGCTCCAAAACAATTAGATACGATCAAAAAGTTTTATTCGATTGCCGCGTCAGAAGAGGGAATCGATCTCAACCTCCAGTCTCTTGGAGATCTGGAAAGAGACGCTTTGGTTCGGATCTATCTGAGCGGTGGTGTTTCCGAGGCGGAAGACGTTCGGAGTTACGTGGTCACAAGCCGCGGAAAATACGAACAAGTGGTTCCTGCGCTCATCGCAAAGGGATTGATCGTGGATGTTTGTTTTGTGGACGAGAAGTTCGTTCGAGTGTTTGCGATTCCCGATGAAATTTTAAAATACGTTCAGACGCACCCGATTCTTCCTTCGATAAAAAAAGGGACCAAGCAGAGAACCGAAAAGCTAGCTTCCAACGATCTCGATTTTTTTCTCAATACCAAAAAGCTGATCTCCTATATCAGCCGCAAAGGTTTGGTTCTTGCAAAATCCGGAAAGGTAAAACAAGCCGATCACAAAAGAACCGAACAGGAGCTCCTCAATCCGGACATCGGAATTTTTCCAGAAAAAAGCCAGATCTATCAGATGGAACTCATACTCCCTGTGTTGAAATTGTTGAATCTCGTGGATATTAAAGGGGAAAATATTGTTCTAAAAGGCGACGTAAACGGATTTATCGAAAAGGATATTTTCGAAATTATGAAACTCGTGGTTCATGAAGTCAACGAAGCGAGAATGAAACGTGTGATTCCCGCGGAAGTGTTTACCGCGACCGAGATGCCATTTTATGACAAACTCATTTTGGATAAGTGTGTGAGTTTGATTATCAAGGCCAAACGAATCCATCTTTCCGTAATTTTTTCCAATATCATTCGGGAACATATGATTCTCAGTCCTGGGTTTCGGACAAAGAATTTTCAGTCCGATCTGGCCGAACTCCGTAAGGAAATCATGAGCGGTATTTTTTATCTGCATTTGTTCGGACTTTTGGAAATCGAATATCCGAACCGATTTCTTACCCTTTCCAAACTGGGAGAATACTTTTTCCAAACCGGAGAGCTTTCTCATAAAACGGAAAAGGGCGGAATTACGATCAATCCGGACTTTACGATTATCGCGTTTCCGGATCGTGTTTCCATTCACGGGCTTCATCTTCTCAAAGCATTTACGGAACTCAAGGATTACGATCGGGTTTATACGTTTGTTCTCACAAAAGAAGCGTTTCAATTGGGGATCCTGCTGGGATACAAGCCGATTGAATTTATCGATTTCTTAAAGTCGTCCAGCAAGGCGGATCTTGCGCAGAACCTTCTTTTCTTACTCGAAGATTGGGGTGGAAATCTTCCGGTGGTCGATATCACCGAAGATTGCGTTCTGGTTCGCACCAAGGATCAAAATACGATGGAACTTTTGCTGGGACAGATTAAGGGCAAAAAGATCGTATTGGACGAGATAGGTCCGACTGCGGTTCTTGTGGATAAAAATCGAGTGCAAGACGTGATCACCGTATCCGAAAAACTGAATCTCATTGTAAATTTGATTCGCTGA
- a CDS encoding ferrous iron transport protein A: MMFLLNELKKGQEASIVSLLQKPGKEDLFRNILDIGLLPGTKVFILEKYDSQKKIILRAGEVEIAIREGEAELIQVGEISNESF; the protein is encoded by the coding sequence ATGATGTTTTTGTTAAACGAATTAAAAAAAGGTCAAGAAGCATCGATCGTATCCTTATTGCAGAAACCCGGAAAGGAGGATCTGTTCCGAAATATTTTGGACATAGGGCTTTTACCGGGAACCAAGGTTTTTATTTTAGAAAAGTATGATTCTCAAAAGAAGATTATACTGCGCGCGGGTGAAGTCGAAATCGCGATCCGGGAAGGAGAAGCGGAATTGATCCAAGTGGGAGAAATTTCAAATGAATCCTTCTAA
- a CDS encoding methyl-accepting chemotaxis protein codes for MDETTKSIRKFILHFILITETVGYIIAIPVAILFYELFLEMGPEQLKIAIYLTLSTSTFTLIYTVYSSIRRLKPLRQYLHTIEQGIIDKDTALKTQKSILRLPLFQSIDIGLRIIVTGMIIMFLLGRFVALDTTDYYNLSVIVILLALSLAIYAFLVTERLTGNLIESGVFSNIDTSSLVRIRLTKSLTLTIIFIVIILAVGVSSLVFKLNYTAIRKSYFSQMANVNETLQILTENIFQEVQSDMDRLKSDPFFLSLVANSKVSETDKHLENLLTHSLKYESIAILKADKNSWRMISSTGTLSGDNGSKLSEFQLPPEEKILASIALNPMFLSEPIASPVSGTPIVLAVESLPGLKSIYIAYGLRIADLTSKLIGAIQIGKSGYPGLLNHNQIVINHIDPALNLKNIKDFPFYEQIKDYQDNVPVRYLFQGKYKYMILLKNHKYGFITFALAENEEITKEAILSAYAMVLISFIGLIFVGFLIYIILKKRLHPLEESKNVLESMAEGNLTGSLKVLSMDEIGEMAISINSFNKKVKTILRKIIEASSNLASSSDEMSGALNFISDNAQNQAASSEQISASIEEISAGMDGVATQTREQVGLLDKLANDMGKFSNSIHETSSNLEKTMSDVEKITEEAKKGGSSLELTNHSINKISRSSEDITGVIEIINTISEQIHLLALNAAIEAARAGVAGRGFAVVADEISKLADKTTQSIKDIEEIIQSNETEIGNGIQNITNTVTVISGIIQGISEINSQMKIVNQFMEDQLSKNDQMNLTAKEVKGRSDVIQVAVREQKIAIEEISRTITTINELNQSSAASSEELSSSSIGLARLAEDLKREVEFFKL; via the coding sequence ATGGATGAAACTACCAAATCGATCCGTAAATTTATTCTTCATTTTATTTTGATCACCGAAACAGTCGGTTATATCATCGCCATTCCCGTCGCGATCCTATTTTACGAGTTATTTTTGGAAATGGGTCCGGAACAACTCAAAATCGCGATCTATCTAACACTCTCCACTTCCACGTTTACCCTTATCTATACGGTATATTCAAGTATTCGAAGATTGAAACCGCTCAGACAGTATTTGCATACCATTGAGCAAGGAATCATTGATAAGGATACGGCGCTCAAAACGCAAAAGTCAATTCTAAGGCTTCCCTTGTTTCAATCGATTGATATCGGTCTTCGAATTATTGTCACGGGAATGATCATCATGTTTTTGCTGGGTCGATTCGTAGCCTTAGACACGACGGACTATTACAACCTTTCTGTGATCGTTATTCTTTTAGCTCTCTCGCTCGCGATCTACGCTTTCTTGGTTACGGAAAGACTTACCGGAAATCTGATCGAATCCGGAGTGTTTAGCAATATAGACACCTCAAGTCTCGTAAGAATTCGGCTTACAAAATCTCTGACTCTTACGATCATTTTTATCGTGATTATTCTCGCGGTCGGAGTTTCGAGTCTTGTATTTAAGCTCAACTACACCGCCATTCGAAAGTCGTATTTCAGTCAGATGGCCAATGTAAATGAAACGTTGCAGATTCTTACCGAAAACATTTTTCAAGAAGTGCAATCCGATATGGACAGACTCAAATCCGATCCGTTCTTTCTGTCCTTGGTCGCGAACTCTAAAGTCTCGGAAACCGACAAACATTTGGAGAATCTTTTAACTCATTCTTTAAAATACGAATCCATCGCAATTCTCAAAGCGGATAAAAACTCCTGGAGAATGATCTCGAGTACCGGAACCCTTTCCGGTGACAACGGCTCGAAACTTTCCGAATTTCAACTTCCTCCCGAAGAGAAAATTCTTGCGTCGATTGCCTTAAATCCCATGTTTTTGAGCGAACCGATCGCTTCGCCCGTCTCCGGAACTCCGATCGTATTGGCCGTGGAATCTTTGCCCGGTTTGAAATCCATTTATATCGCCTATGGTCTTCGAATCGCGGATCTCACAAGCAAACTGATCGGTGCGATTCAAATCGGAAAGTCCGGTTATCCAGGACTACTCAATCACAATCAGATCGTAATCAATCACATCGATCCCGCTTTGAACCTAAAAAATATAAAGGACTTTCCGTTTTACGAACAGATCAAAGATTATCAGGACAACGTTCCGGTCCGCTATCTGTTTCAAGGAAAGTATAAATATATGATTCTTCTAAAGAATCATAAATACGGTTTTATCACGTTTGCATTGGCGGAAAACGAAGAGATTACCAAAGAGGCGATTCTCTCCGCTTATGCAATGGTTTTGATTTCCTTTATAGGACTGATCTTTGTCGGATTTTTGATCTATATCATTCTTAAAAAAAGACTCCATCCTCTCGAAGAAAGTAAGAATGTTTTGGAATCGATGGCGGAGGGTAATTTAACCGGTTCCTTAAAGGTTCTTTCCATGGATGAGATCGGTGAAATGGCAATCTCCATCAACTCGTTTAACAAAAAAGTGAAAACGATTCTCCGTAAGATCATCGAAGCTTCGAGCAATCTCGCTTCCTCATCGGATGAAATGTCGGGTGCACTCAATTTTATTTCGGATAACGCTCAAAATCAGGCGGCTTCCTCGGAACAGATATCGGCTTCGATCGAGGAGATTTCGGCGGGTATGGACGGGGTAGCGACACAAACAAGAGAACAGGTCGGTCTATTGGATAAACTCGCAAACGATATGGGAAAATTCTCAAACTCGATCCATGAAACTTCTTCCAATCTCGAAAAGACGATGTCCGACGTGGAAAAAATCACAGAAGAGGCTAAAAAAGGCGGAAGCTCCTTGGAATTGACCAATCATTCCATCAATAAGATCAGCCGCAGTTCGGAAGATATCACCGGAGTAATCGAAATCATCAATACGATATCGGAACAGATCCATCTGCTCGCATTGAACGCGGCGATCGAAGCTGCAAGAGCCGGAGTTGCGGGAAGAGGATTTGCGGTCGTAGCGGATGAAATTTCCAAACTCGCTGACAAAACGACCCAGAGTATCAAAGATATAGAGGAAATCATTCAGAGTAATGAAACAGAGATCGGAAACGGAATTCAAAATATTACGAATACAGTAACCGTAATTTCAGGAATCATCCAAGGAATTTCGGAGATCAACAGTCAGATGAAAATCGTAAATCAGTTTATGGAAGATCAGCTTTCCAAAAACGATCAGATGAATCTTACAGCAAAGGAAGTCAAGGGAAGATCCGATGTGATTCAGGTAGCGGTTCGAGAACAAAAGATCGCGATCGAAGAAATTTCCAGGACGATCACCACAATCAACGAACTCAATCAGTCTTCCGCGGCCTCGTCCGAAGAACTAAGTTCCAGTTCCATCGGATTGGCAAGACTTGCGGAAGACCTAAAACGTGAAGTAGAATTTTTTAAACTCTAA
- a CDS encoding ABC1 kinase family protein: MAGFFDSLKMGIGGASRILSSGFVFSTKTLLLIKDLAWGGGSTENFPIRLREAFEDLGATYIKLGQLIASAPSLFPDPFVTEMQKCLDSIRPIPYSSVEKMIQKELGGKLTDHFYSVEPVPIASASIAQVHSAVTKDGLDVVIKVQRPDIEATLSADLNLIYFASILFERFAPGLSKSGISDMVEQFQTSILEEIDFYKEADNIEEFERALLAMGETRARVPKVYRELSTKKILTMERFYGAPITDEASIRKYSSDPQKTLTEALEIWFSTLARNGFFHADVHAGNLMILRDGTVGFIDFGIVGRISPRVWDGLMIFLEGLSLNRTEKIAKGLIQMDSTAKGVDEKKLSKDLEAVFSKMTEMVMKVQMGDLESLDDKKLNAMLFEFREISIRNGLKIPKEFGLLIKQILYFDRYVKTMAPDIDLIRDREKFLI; the protein is encoded by the coding sequence ATGGCCGGATTTTTTGATTCCCTGAAAATGGGTATTGGCGGTGCTTCTCGTATCCTCAGCAGCGGTTTTGTATTTTCAACAAAGACTTTACTTCTGATAAAAGATCTCGCTTGGGGCGGAGGCTCTACCGAGAATTTTCCGATTCGCCTGAGAGAAGCTTTCGAAGATCTCGGCGCCACTTATATCAAGTTAGGTCAATTGATCGCCTCGGCGCCTTCTCTATTCCCGGATCCTTTTGTAACCGAAATGCAAAAGTGTTTGGATTCCATTCGCCCGATCCCGTATTCCTCTGTGGAAAAAATGATCCAAAAAGAACTCGGCGGAAAACTCACGGATCATTTTTACAGCGTAGAGCCGGTTCCAATTGCATCTGCTTCGATTGCACAGGTGCATTCCGCGGTAACCAAGGACGGCTTGGACGTAGTCATCAAGGTCCAAAGACCCGATATCGAAGCCACGTTATCCGCCGATTTAAACCTCATTTACTTTGCTTCGATCCTTTTTGAAAGATTCGCTCCGGGACTCAGCAAATCCGGGATCTCGGATATGGTCGAGCAATTTCAAACTTCTATATTAGAAGAAATTGATTTTTATAAAGAAGCGGATAATATCGAAGAATTTGAAAGAGCACTTTTAGCAATGGGAGAAACCAGAGCCAGAGTTCCCAAGGTCTATCGAGAACTTTCCACAAAAAAAATCCTTACTATGGAACGTTTTTACGGAGCTCCGATCACAGACGAGGCTTCGATCCGCAAATATTCCTCTGATCCTCAAAAAACGCTGACCGAGGCATTGGAAATCTGGTTTTCTACTCTTGCGAGAAACGGCTTTTTTCACGCGGACGTACATGCAGGAAATCTTATGATTCTCCGGGATGGAACCGTGGGTTTTATCGATTTCGGAATCGTAGGAAGAATCTCGCCTCGGGTTTGGGACGGTTTGATGATATTTTTGGAAGGTTTAAGTCTCAATCGCACCGAAAAGATCGCGAAGGGTTTGATCCAGATGGACTCCACCGCAAAGGGAGTGGATGAAAAAAAACTCTCCAAAGATCTGGAAGCTGTTTTTTCCAAAATGACCGAGATGGTCATGAAGGTCCAAATGGGAGATCTCGAATCTTTGGATGATAAAAAATTAAACGCAATGCTTTTTGAGTTCAGAGAGATTTCTATTCGAAATGGGCTCAAAATTCCGAAAGAATTCGGACTTCTAATCAAACAGATTCTTTATTTTGACAGATATGTAAAGACGATGGCTCCCGATATCGACCTGATTCGTGACAGAGAAAAATTTCTGATATGA
- a CDS encoding LTA synthase family protein produces MFQQIPKNTKIFLSYTFGFLILFLVYRFVFLIVFFSKLESATFLEVILGFFVGIRFDLSVCAMLVGPFWILSSIHPLNRWKFYSYLWGVGPILLFFWAFAHLVGDVLYFGETNKHLGYEGFVFLGKEFWIILKSFFVGNSAVAIFSSSVILILLPISIRFYIQKSFYTYKENKKSGELWQLILIPPILFLIVRGGFQARPLRPSDAMISRTYLVNQLALNGIFTSIMDLKNQSIPSNLQVPYLQAIRIVREEIDYSGARFISEEYPLLRETKETSRKKPPNVVIVLLESWTGKYAFSNGTIRPEGKLIAPHFESLVREGAYFPSFFASGGRTTNGLLSTLTGIPDGPGLTVVRTPQVLSNFGGLGTILKSIGYSTLFLHGGDVSFDNMNFLFSHWGFDTILGQEHFDSLKKYNAGPWGYYDGDLLSELHETLIKQKSPFLAVTLTLTTHYPYQTPSKEFNVFSSKLEEADYFNVYHYTDQAIDSFLQKAKTAPYFKDTVFIFVGDHSHHRNLDYFEDRNVPFLIYSPGRIKPRMDYRISSQLDVIPTILGILGKKVQFSAMGRDLLSPDLKGGVAYFAFGNLFGWIENNWIFYSFTDKVRNSSFSISPRIGETEECKDDPIQCERYHIKAKSFWNLSYELMNSNLIYPPKKKENEVKQ; encoded by the coding sequence ATGTTTCAGCAAATTCCGAAAAATACTAAAATCTTTTTGAGTTATACTTTCGGGTTTTTAATTTTATTTTTAGTCTATCGATTCGTTTTTCTGATCGTATTTTTTTCCAAACTGGAATCGGCCACTTTTTTAGAAGTAATCCTCGGTTTTTTTGTGGGAATTCGTTTTGATCTCTCCGTTTGCGCGATGTTAGTCGGTCCCTTTTGGATCTTATCCTCGATCCATCCACTCAATCGATGGAAATTCTATTCGTATCTTTGGGGAGTCGGACCGATTCTACTTTTCTTTTGGGCGTTTGCACACTTAGTCGGAGACGTTCTCTATTTCGGAGAAACCAACAAGCACCTGGGTTATGAAGGATTTGTGTTTTTGGGAAAGGAATTTTGGATCATTCTCAAATCGTTTTTTGTCGGAAATTCTGCCGTTGCGATTTTTTCATCTTCCGTCATTTTGATTCTGCTTCCGATCTCGATTCGATTTTATATTCAAAAATCATTTTATACTTATAAAGAAAATAAAAAATCCGGAGAACTTTGGCAGTTGATTTTGATTCCTCCGATTTTGTTCTTGATCGTTCGAGGCGGATTTCAAGCAAGACCTCTCAGACCGAGCGACGCCATGATTTCCAGGACTTATCTCGTAAATCAACTTGCTCTTAACGGAATTTTTACTTCGATCATGGATTTAAAAAATCAATCGATTCCATCCAATCTACAGGTTCCCTATCTCCAAGCGATCCGGATCGTTCGCGAGGAAATCGATTATTCCGGCGCGAGGTTTATTTCGGAAGAATATCCCCTTCTTAGGGAAACCAAAGAGACCAGCCGGAAAAAGCCGCCTAACGTAGTCATCGTATTGCTCGAAAGCTGGACCGGAAAATACGCATTTTCGAACGGAACGATCCGTCCCGAAGGAAAATTGATCGCTCCACATTTTGAAAGTCTGGTTCGCGAAGGTGCGTATTTCCCTTCCTTTTTTGCATCGGGAGGAAGGACTACAAACGGACTTTTGTCCACGTTAACCGGAATTCCGGATGGCCCCGGTTTGACAGTGGTACGAACTCCTCAAGTTCTGAGCAATTTCGGAGGACTCGGGACAATTCTCAAATCAATCGGATATTCCACTCTCTTTTTACACGGAGGAGACGTCAGTTTTGACAATATGAACTTTTTATTTTCTCATTGGGGTTTTGATACGATCCTCGGACAGGAACATTTTGATTCCTTAAAAAAATACAATGCGGGGCCGTGGGGTTACTATGACGGTGATTTGTTAAGCGAATTACACGAAACCCTGATAAAACAAAAATCACCCTTTTTAGCGGTGACTTTGACTTTGACCACACACTATCCGTATCAAACTCCTTCCAAAGAGTTTAACGTGTTCTCCTCAAAACTGGAGGAGGCGGATTATTTTAACGTCTATCACTATACGGATCAGGCGATCGACTCCTTTCTGCAAAAAGCAAAAACTGCCCCCTACTTCAAGGACACCGTTTTTATCTTTGTGGGGGATCACTCCCATCACAGAAATCTGGATTATTTTGAAGATAGAAACGTTCCTTTTTTGATCTATTCTCCGGGAAGAATCAAACCTCGCATGGATTACCGAATTTCATCGCAGTTAGACGTGATTCCCACCATCCTTGGAATTTTGGGAAAGAAGGTGCAATTCTCCGCGATGGGAAGGGATCTGTTGAGTCCCGATTTAAAGGGCGGGGTGGCCTACTTTGCGTTTGGGAATCTTTTTGGCTGGATCGAGAACAACTGGATTTTTTACAGTTTCACGGACAAGGTCAGAAATTCCTCCTTTTCGATTAGCCCCAGAATCGGAGAAACGGAAGAATGCAAAGACGATCCCATACAATGCGAACGATATCATATAAAAGCAAAATCTTTTTGGAACTTAAGTTATGAGCTGATGAACTCCAATCTAATATATCCACCTAAGAAAAAAGAAAACGAAGTAAAACAATGA